One window of Streptomyces sp. SUK 48 genomic DNA carries:
- a CDS encoding DUF4186 domain-containing protein has translation MTVSPDPHPLDQRLDALARQPFRARFHLRGPERVTAGEKGAATLRWHAYDLVAKRLAPAEPYKDGKQTPYRGHPVFVAQHTTATCCRNCLLRLHGIPKGRQLSRAEHLYVVEVICRWIERELTRGAGSRAGAADQAGRPVGGKQRPRAPPLSSPPPARDILMSSNVADVERSTR, from the coding sequence ATGACCGTTTCACCCGACCCCCACCCCCTCGATCAGCGGCTCGACGCGCTCGCCCGGCAGCCGTTCCGGGCCCGATTTCATCTGCGCGGCCCGGAGCGGGTCACCGCCGGGGAGAAGGGGGCGGCCACGCTCAGGTGGCACGCCTATGACCTGGTCGCGAAGCGGCTCGCGCCGGCCGAGCCGTACAAGGACGGGAAGCAGACGCCGTACCGGGGCCACCCCGTCTTCGTGGCGCAGCACACGACCGCCACCTGCTGCCGGAACTGCCTGCTCCGGCTGCACGGCATCCCCAAGGGACGGCAGCTCAGCAGGGCCGAACACCTGTACGTCGTGGAGGTGATCTGCCGCTGGATCGAGCGCGAGCTCACCCGCGGGGCGGGGAGCCGAGCGGGGGCGGCTGACCAGGCAGGGCGGCCGGTCGGCGGAAAACAGCGGCCCCGGGCGCCACCCCTGTCGAGCCCGCCCCCGGCACGAGATATCTTGATGTCGAGCAATGTTGCAGACGTGGAGCGGAGCACCCGGTGA
- a CDS encoding NADP-dependent isocitrate dehydrogenase: protein MTDSTIIYTYTDEAPALATHSFLPVVRAYASQAGVPVQTRDISLAGRIIAVFPEYLNEDQRIADALTELGELAKTPSANIIKLPNISASIPQLKAAVAELKSQGYALPDYPDDPKSDEEREIRARYDKIKGSAVNPVLREGNSDRRAPASVKNYAKTHPHRMGAWTAESKTNVATMGDNDFASTEKSTVIAEDTTLRFELVGADGTTTELRAPLKVVAGEVVDAAVLRAAALNEFLAAQVARAKQEGVLFSVHLKATMMKVSDPIIFGHVVRTFFPKTFAKYGETLKAAGLSPNDGLGGIYKGLENLPEGAEIKASFDAELADGPALAMVDSDKGITNLHVPSDVIVDASMPAMIRTSGHMWGADGQEHDTLAVLPDHSYSGVYQAVIEDCRANGAFDPSTMGSVPNVGLMAQKAEEYGSHDKTFEIPADGTVRLVDAAGDVVLEQTVARGDIFRACQTKDDPIRDWVKLAVTRARATGDPAVFWLDEHRAHDAQLIAKVKEYLPEHDTEGLDIRILSPIEATKLSVERIRRGENTISVTGNVLRDYLTDLFPILELGTSAKMLSVVPLMAGGGLFETGAGGSAPKHVQQLVKENYLRWDSLGEFFALVPSLEQYAAATGNTRAKVLADALDRATATFLNEDKSPTRRLGGIDNRGSHFYLSLYWAQELAKQTDDADLAKAFAPFAESLAADEQKIVAELNGVQGDAADLGGYYRVDQEKADAVMRPSATWNAALASLS, encoded by the coding sequence GTGACTGACTCGACCATCATCTACACGTACACAGACGAGGCCCCGGCCCTGGCGACGCATTCGTTCCTGCCGGTGGTCCGGGCGTACGCCTCGCAGGCCGGTGTGCCCGTGCAGACCCGCGACATCTCGCTGGCCGGGCGCATCATCGCCGTATTCCCGGAATACCTGAACGAGGACCAGCGGATCGCGGACGCGCTGACCGAGCTGGGCGAGCTCGCCAAGACCCCTTCGGCCAACATCATCAAGCTGCCGAACATCTCGGCGTCCATCCCGCAGCTCAAGGCCGCCGTCGCCGAGCTGAAGAGCCAGGGCTACGCGCTGCCGGACTACCCGGACGACCCGAAGTCGGACGAGGAGCGCGAGATCCGCGCCCGCTACGACAAGATCAAGGGCTCGGCCGTCAACCCGGTCCTGCGTGAGGGCAACTCCGACCGCCGCGCCCCGGCCTCGGTGAAGAACTACGCCAAGACCCACCCGCACCGCATGGGCGCCTGGACCGCCGAGTCCAAGACCAACGTGGCGACCATGGGCGACAACGACTTCGCCAGCACCGAGAAGTCCACGGTGATCGCCGAGGACACCACCCTGCGCTTCGAGCTGGTCGGCGCCGACGGCACGACCACCGAGCTGCGCGCGCCGCTCAAGGTCGTCGCCGGTGAGGTCGTGGACGCCGCCGTGCTGCGCGCCGCCGCCCTCAACGAGTTCCTCGCCGCGCAGGTCGCCCGCGCCAAGCAGGAGGGCGTGCTGTTCTCCGTGCACCTGAAGGCCACGATGATGAAGGTCTCCGACCCGATCATCTTCGGTCACGTGGTGCGCACCTTCTTCCCGAAGACCTTCGCGAAGTACGGCGAGACGCTGAAGGCGGCCGGTCTCTCCCCGAACGACGGCCTCGGCGGCATCTACAAGGGCCTGGAGAACCTGCCCGAGGGTGCCGAGATCAAGGCGTCCTTCGATGCCGAGCTGGCCGACGGCCCGGCGCTGGCCATGGTCGACTCCGACAAGGGCATCACCAACCTGCACGTCCCCTCGGACGTCATCGTGGACGCCTCCATGCCCGCGATGATCCGCACCTCCGGCCACATGTGGGGCGCGGACGGCCAGGAGCACGACACCCTCGCGGTGCTGCCGGACCACAGCTACTCCGGCGTCTACCAGGCCGTGATCGAGGACTGCCGCGCCAACGGCGCCTTCGACCCGTCCACCATGGGCTCGGTGCCGAACGTCGGCCTCATGGCGCAGAAGGCCGAGGAGTACGGCTCCCACGACAAGACCTTCGAGATCCCGGCCGACGGCACGGTCCGCCTGGTCGACGCGGCCGGCGACGTGGTCCTGGAGCAGACCGTGGCCCGGGGCGACATCTTCCGCGCCTGCCAGACCAAGGACGACCCGATCCGCGACTGGGTCAAGCTCGCCGTCACCCGTGCCCGCGCCACCGGCGACCCGGCCGTGTTCTGGCTGGACGAGCACCGCGCCCACGACGCGCAGCTGATCGCCAAGGTCAAGGAGTACCTGCCGGAGCACGACACCGAGGGCCTGGACATCCGGATCCTGTCCCCGATCGAGGCCACCAAGCTGTCGGTGGAGCGCATCCGCCGCGGCGAGAACACCATCTCGGTCACCGGCAACGTGCTGCGCGACTACCTGACCGACCTGTTCCCGATCCTGGAGCTGGGCACCAGCGCCAAGATGCTGTCGGTCGTCCCGCTGATGGCGGGCGGCGGCCTGTTCGAGACGGGTGCCGGCGGCTCCGCGCCCAAGCACGTCCAGCAGCTGGTCAAGGAGAACTACCTGCGCTGGGACTCGCTCGGCGAGTTCTTCGCGCTCGTACCCTCCCTGGAGCAGTACGCCGCGGCCACCGGCAACACCCGCGCCAAGGTCCTGGCCGACGCCCTGGACCGCGCGACCGCGACCTTCCTCAACGAGGACAAGTCCCCGACCCGTCGCCTCGGCGGCATCGACAACCGCGGCAGCCACTTCTACCTGTCCCTGTACTGGGCGCAGGAGCTGGCCAAGCAGACCGACGACGCCGACCTGGCCAAGGCGTTCGCGCCGTTCGCCGAGTCCCTCGCGGCGGACGAGCAGAAGATCGTGGCCGAGCTGAACGGCGTCCAGGGCGACGCGGCCGACCTCGGCGGCTACTACCGCGTCGACCAGGAGAAGGCGGACGCGGTGATGCGTCCGTCGGCCACCTGGAACGCCGCGCTGGCTTCGCTGAGCTGA
- a CDS encoding bifunctional o-acetylhomoserine/o-acetylserine sulfhydrylase, with protein sequence MSTQPDTAAWSFETKQIHAGAAPDPATGARATPVYQTTSFVFRDTQHAADLFSLAEPGNIYTRIHNPTTDVFEQRIAALEGGVGAVALASGQAAETLAILTLAGAGDHIVSSTALYGGTYNLFRHTLARLGIEVSFVDDPDDPEAWQAAIRPTTKALFAESLGNPRGNVLDVRAVADVAHAAGVPLIVDNTVPTPYLLRPIEHGADIVVHSATKFLGGHGTAVAGVVVDGGTFDFGAHPDRFPDFSEPDPSYHGLRYWPALGPGAFAVKLRVQLLRDLGPALAPHSAFLLLQGVETLSLRLERHTANAQALAEWLERRDEVERVHYAGLESSPWYEAGQRYLPRGAGAIVSFELRGGIEAGKRFVDAVELFSHLANIGDVRSLIIHPASTTHSQLTEEEATATGTAPGLVRLSVGIENLADLKADLEAGFRAAKGA encoded by the coding sequence ATGAGCACGCAGCCCGACACCGCCGCCTGGTCCTTCGAGACGAAGCAGATCCACGCGGGCGCCGCCCCCGACCCCGCGACCGGCGCACGGGCCACCCCCGTCTACCAGACCACCTCGTTCGTGTTCCGCGACACCCAGCACGCGGCCGACCTGTTCTCGCTGGCCGAGCCCGGCAACATCTACACCCGCATCCACAACCCCACCACGGACGTGTTCGAGCAGCGGATCGCCGCGCTGGAGGGCGGGGTCGGGGCCGTCGCGCTGGCCTCCGGGCAGGCCGCGGAGACCCTGGCGATCCTGACCCTGGCGGGCGCCGGCGACCACATCGTCTCCAGCACGGCGCTGTACGGCGGCACGTACAACCTCTTCCGGCACACGCTGGCGCGGCTCGGCATCGAGGTGTCGTTCGTTGACGACCCGGACGACCCGGAGGCATGGCAGGCGGCGATCCGGCCCACCACCAAGGCACTGTTCGCCGAGTCGCTCGGCAACCCGCGCGGCAATGTGCTGGACGTACGGGCGGTCGCCGACGTGGCGCACGCGGCCGGGGTGCCGCTGATCGTGGACAACACCGTGCCGACCCCGTACCTGCTGCGGCCGATCGAGCACGGCGCGGACATCGTGGTGCACTCGGCGACCAAGTTCCTCGGCGGGCACGGCACCGCGGTCGCGGGCGTGGTGGTGGACGGCGGCACCTTCGACTTCGGCGCCCACCCGGACCGGTTCCCGGACTTCAGCGAGCCGGACCCGAGCTACCACGGGCTGCGCTACTGGCCGGCCCTCGGACCGGGCGCCTTCGCGGTGAAGCTGCGGGTGCAGCTGCTGCGCGACCTCGGCCCGGCGCTCGCCCCGCACTCCGCGTTCCTGCTGCTCCAGGGCGTGGAGACGCTGAGCCTGCGCCTGGAGCGGCACACCGCCAACGCGCAGGCGCTCGCCGAGTGGCTGGAGCGGCGGGACGAGGTGGAGCGCGTCCACTACGCGGGACTGGAGTCCAGCCCGTGGTACGAGGCCGGGCAGAGGTACCTGCCGCGCGGGGCCGGTGCCATCGTCTCCTTCGAGCTGCGCGGCGGGATCGAGGCGGGCAAGCGGTTCGTGGACGCGGTCGAGCTGTTCAGCCATCTCGCGAACATCGGCGACGTACGCAGCCTGATCATCCACCCGGCGTCCACCACGCACAGTCAGCTCACCGAGGAGGAGGCGACGGCCACCGGCACGGCGCCGGGCCTCGTGCGGCTGTCGGTCGGCATCGAGAACCTGGCCGATCTGAAGGCGGATCTGGAGGCCGGTTTCCGCGCGGCGAAGGGCGCGTAG
- a CDS encoding homoserine O-acetyltransferase, which yields MGAVTATERVPATGAWREGDPPGRRRWFTADRPLPLEAGGELPGVRLAFETWGRLAPDASNAVLVLHALTGDSHVAGPAGPGHPTPGWWDTLVGPGRPLDTDRWFVVAPNVLGGCQGSTGPSSARPDGRRAWGGAFPFLTQRDQVAAEAALADALGIGRWALVAGGSMGGMRAVEWAASYPERTGALLLLATTGAASAEQIAWAGIQLRAIRTDPDWRGGDYHDAARGPHTGLGLARRLAHVTYRSEPELATRFGRAPQDAENPWRGGRYQVDSYLDHHAEKLVRRFDAASYAVLTEAMNAHDAGRSRGGLRPALARVTAPTLVAGVDSDRLYPLAQQHELAAAIPGADRTRVVESPYGHDGFLIETEQVGSLVRELLG from the coding sequence GTGGGCGCGGTCACGGCGACGGAGCGGGTGCCGGCCACCGGGGCCTGGCGGGAGGGGGACCCGCCGGGCCGCCGGCGGTGGTTCACGGCCGACCGGCCGCTGCCGCTGGAGGCGGGGGGTGAACTGCCCGGCGTACGGCTGGCGTTCGAGACATGGGGGCGGCTCGCACCGGACGCGTCCAACGCGGTGCTGGTGCTGCACGCGCTGACCGGCGACAGCCATGTCGCCGGTCCCGCCGGGCCGGGGCATCCCACGCCCGGCTGGTGGGACACGCTGGTCGGGCCCGGGCGGCCGCTGGACACCGACCGGTGGTTCGTGGTGGCCCCCAATGTGCTGGGCGGCTGCCAGGGCAGCACCGGGCCGTCCTCGGCGCGTCCGGACGGCAGGCGGGCGTGGGGCGGCGCCTTCCCGTTCCTCACCCAGCGCGACCAGGTCGCGGCGGAGGCGGCCCTCGCGGACGCGCTCGGCATCGGCCGCTGGGCCCTGGTGGCGGGCGGCTCGATGGGCGGGATGCGGGCGGTGGAGTGGGCCGCGTCGTACCCGGAGCGCACCGGGGCGCTGCTGCTGCTCGCCACGACGGGGGCGGCGAGCGCGGAGCAGATCGCCTGGGCGGGCATCCAGCTGCGCGCGATCCGCACCGACCCCGACTGGCGGGGCGGCGACTACCACGATGCGGCCCGCGGTCCGCACACCGGCCTCGGCCTCGCCCGCCGCCTCGCCCATGTCACCTACCGCAGCGAGCCGGAACTGGCCACCCGCTTCGGCCGGGCCCCGCAGGACGCCGAGAACCCCTGGCGGGGCGGCCGTTACCAGGTGGACTCCTATCTGGACCATCACGCCGAGAAGCTGGTACGACGCTTCGACGCGGCGAGTTACGCCGTGCTCACGGAGGCGATGAACGCCCATGACGCCGGCCGCTCCCGGGGCGGCCTGCGCCCGGCGCTCGCCCGCGTCACGGCCCCCACGCTGGTCGCCGGGGTCGACTCCGACCGCCTCTACCCCCTCGCCCAGCAGCACGAACTGGCCGCCGCGATCCCGGGCGCGGACCGGACCCGGGTGGTGGAATCGCCGTACGGACACGACGGCTTCCTGATCGAGACGGAGCAAGTGGGATCACTGGTGCGTGAGTTGCTGGGCTGA
- a CDS encoding N-formylglutamate amidohydrolase — translation MTSFRLFPGAPDSPVLLHVPHSARAIPGDVRDGIVLDDAALERELDHITDAHTAELAGRAAGAAGRLPWRFVNRLSRLVVDPERFPDEREEMLAVGMGAVYTRTTHRAELRPADTDPGPLVERYFRPYAEAMTRAVAGRLAATGRAVIVDVHSYPARALPYELHGDGPRPPVCLGTNPFHTPPALLAAAREAFAGCGETGLDSPFAGTYVPLEYYGTDPRVEALMIEIRRDTYMREPGGPAGAGLDRLAAALATLVDALSPGPADAPRPAPVDAPQPGPADAP, via the coding sequence GTGACCTCCTTCCGCCTCTTTCCCGGCGCCCCCGACTCCCCCGTGCTGCTGCACGTGCCGCACTCCGCCCGCGCGATCCCCGGCGATGTCCGGGACGGGATCGTGCTGGACGACGCCGCGCTGGAGCGGGAGTTGGACCACATCACGGACGCGCACACCGCGGAGCTCGCGGGGCGGGCGGCGGGGGCGGCCGGGCGGCTGCCATGGCGGTTCGTGAACCGGCTGTCGCGGCTGGTGGTGGATCCGGAGCGGTTCCCGGACGAGCGGGAGGAGATGCTCGCCGTAGGGATGGGCGCGGTGTACACGCGGACCACGCACCGCGCGGAGCTGCGGCCCGCGGACACCGACCCGGGGCCGTTGGTCGAGCGGTACTTCCGGCCGTACGCCGAGGCCATGACGCGGGCCGTGGCCGGGCGGCTGGCGGCGACCGGGCGGGCCGTGATCGTGGATGTGCACTCCTATCCGGCGCGGGCGCTCCCCTACGAGCTGCACGGGGACGGCCCGCGCCCGCCGGTGTGCCTGGGCACCAACCCCTTCCACACCCCGCCGGCGCTGCTCGCCGCCGCCCGCGAGGCGTTCGCGGGGTGCGGGGAGACGGGCCTGGACAGCCCGTTCGCCGGGACCTATGTGCCGCTGGAGTACTACGGCACCGATCCCCGCGTCGAGGCGCTGATGATCGAGATCCGGCGGGACACCTATATGCGGGAGCCCGGCGGACCGGCCGGAGCGGGGCTCGACCGGCTCGCGGCGGCGCTGGCCACCCTGGTCGACGCGCTCTCACCGGGCCCGGCCGACGCGCCCCGGCCGGCCCCGGTCGACGCGCCCCAGCCGGGCCCGGCCGACGCGCCTTAG
- a CDS encoding cytochrome P450, with the protein MTTMETSAPTGQEPPPVRDWPALDLDGTEFDPVLAGLVREGPLTRIRLPFGEGWAWLATRYEHVKLITNDPRFSRAEVARGRVTRLAPHFAPRPGSLAWADQPDHNRLRKSVAGAFTVGAMKRLRPRAQEILDELVDAMVREGPPADLVERVLEPFPLYVVSEVMGVPETDRDQVHEWTRQIISLCGGAEAADRAKNGLYGWITEIVRARARSAGEDVYSLLGGAVARGEIGEEEAVGLAGPLQIGGEAVTHNCGQMLYLMLTRPELMARVRARPGERGPVLDELLRWIPHRSTVGLARIALEDVEIAGHRIAAGEAVYVSYLAANRDPEVFPDPDGIAPDRDPNPQVAFGNGHHYCTGAVLARLQLELLVDTLLDRLPGLRLAVPPEEVRWRRQTMIRGPRTLPATW; encoded by the coding sequence ATGACGACCATGGAGACCAGCGCACCCACCGGCCAGGAACCGCCCCCCGTGCGGGACTGGCCCGCGCTCGATCTGGACGGCACCGAGTTCGATCCGGTGCTCGCGGGGCTGGTGCGCGAGGGACCGCTGACCCGAATACGGCTGCCGTTCGGGGAGGGCTGGGCCTGGCTGGCCACCCGCTACGAACACGTGAAGCTGATCACGAACGATCCCCGGTTCAGCCGCGCGGAGGTCGCCCGCGGCCGGGTCACCCGGCTGGCGCCGCACTTCGCGCCCCGCCCCGGCTCGCTCGCCTGGGCCGACCAGCCGGACCACAACCGGCTGCGCAAGTCCGTCGCCGGCGCCTTCACGGTCGGCGCGATGAAGCGGCTGCGGCCCCGCGCCCAGGAGATCCTGGACGAGCTGGTGGACGCGATGGTCCGCGAGGGCCCGCCCGCCGACCTGGTCGAGCGGGTGCTGGAGCCGTTCCCGCTGTACGTCGTCAGCGAGGTGATGGGCGTCCCCGAGACCGACCGGGACCAGGTGCACGAGTGGACCCGGCAGATCATCTCCCTGTGCGGGGGCGCGGAGGCGGCCGACCGGGCCAAGAACGGCCTGTACGGCTGGATCACCGAGATCGTCCGGGCCCGCGCCCGCAGCGCCGGCGAGGACGTCTACTCGCTGCTCGGGGGCGCCGTGGCGCGCGGTGAGATCGGCGAGGAGGAGGCCGTCGGGCTCGCCGGTCCGCTGCAGATCGGCGGCGAGGCGGTCACCCACAACTGCGGGCAGATGCTCTATCTGATGCTGACCCGGCCGGAGCTGATGGCGCGCGTGCGCGCGCGGCCCGGCGAACGCGGCCCGGTCCTCGACGAGCTGCTGCGCTGGATTCCGCACCGCAGCACCGTCGGGCTCGCCCGGATCGCGCTGGAGGACGTGGAGATCGCCGGGCACCGGATCGCCGCGGGCGAGGCGGTCTACGTCTCCTACCTGGCCGCCAACCGCGACCCGGAGGTCTTCCCGGACCCGGACGGCATCGCCCCGGACCGGGACCCCAACCCGCAGGTCGCCTTCGGCAACGGCCACCACTACTGCACCGGCGCGGTCCTGGCCCGCCTCCAGCTGGAACTGCTGGTGGACACGCTCCTCGACCGGCTGCCGGGGCTGCGCCTCGCCGTGCCGCCCGAGGAGGTCCGGTGGCGGCGGCAGACGATGATCCGGGGGCCGCGCACCCTCCCGGCGACCTGGTGA
- a CDS encoding sigma-70 family RNA polymerase sigma factor has product MDRTEVGALVRSAVDGDAAAWKALVEGMSPLVWSVVRAHRLSDADGHEVYQTVWFRFAQHLGRIREPDKTGAWLASTARHECLKVIKGMTRLTLTDDPHVLDRASDDRTPEQTLIDSEEAADRAERVRRLWQELDELGERCRQLLRVLVSSPPPSYVEISAALGIAVGSIGPLRQRCLRRLRARMDQRGAA; this is encoded by the coding sequence GTGGACCGAACAGAGGTCGGTGCGCTCGTCCGGTCCGCCGTCGACGGGGACGCCGCGGCCTGGAAGGCACTGGTGGAGGGCATGAGTCCGCTGGTGTGGTCGGTGGTGCGCGCCCACCGGCTCTCCGACGCGGACGGGCACGAGGTCTACCAGACCGTGTGGTTCCGCTTCGCCCAGCATCTGGGGCGGATCAGGGAACCGGACAAGACCGGCGCCTGGCTGGCGAGCACCGCCCGCCACGAATGCCTGAAGGTCATCAAGGGTATGACGCGGCTCACCCTTACGGATGATCCGCACGTCCTGGACCGGGCGAGCGACGACCGTACGCCGGAGCAGACACTGATCGACTCCGAGGAGGCGGCGGACCGGGCCGAACGGGTCCGCCGCCTGTGGCAGGAGCTGGACGAACTGGGCGAGCGCTGCCGTCAGTTGCTGCGCGTGCTGGTGTCCTCGCCGCCGCCCAGCTATGTGGAGATCTCGGCCGCGCTCGGCATCGCGGTCGGCAGCATCGGCCCCCTGCGCCAGCGCTGTCTGCGCCGGCTGCGGGCCCGGATGGACCAACGGGGTGCGGCATGA
- a CDS encoding S8/S53 family peptidase, with protein sequence MALQRFDEQFAHIQRSMPDVPLAMGPDDDARPLYEKGVVLARSGEEARAVEDTVRAHFTETRGLLPDQVRRDGPDGGRSGVTRIRVGAPDLGDDVVPHALGALRAAEERHGRRLVSRNHVVHIAVNACPGDEPVPIARSAAPNPAAAGTGHDPATAVRVLVVDTGLVHDHHAYPLLAHTTGDSQAAETDGGGLLRQYVGHGTFIAGILAAVAPNTDITVRGTLNDAGAVLESEFGARLFAAVDGAGWPDVLSLSAGSPAPGLHGLLGLDAFMRELRQQRTLLVAAAGNNGSDVPFWPAAYSALPEYADSVVSVGALRSDGEGPACFSNHGRWVRVFAPGERLTSALTGFGTPVPYLYQHSTYDDCRYGFDYSCTCQYPRHTGALSEARESTGGKPDQVMFDGFAQWSGTSFATPVAAGLVAALMTSERERDPRTAGARLLADATHRTDVRGAKVRALRPPTWRPVPVTAPALPA encoded by the coding sequence ATGGCACTTCAGCGATTTGACGAACAGTTCGCACACATCCAGCGCTCGATGCCCGACGTCCCGTTGGCCATGGGCCCGGACGACGACGCCCGTCCGCTGTACGAGAAGGGCGTCGTCCTCGCCCGGTCGGGGGAGGAGGCCCGCGCCGTGGAGGACACGGTGCGCGCCCACTTCACCGAGACCCGGGGACTGCTGCCCGACCAGGTGCGCCGCGACGGCCCGGACGGCGGCCGGAGCGGGGTCACCCGCATCCGGGTCGGCGCCCCCGACCTCGGGGACGACGTGGTGCCGCACGCCCTGGGCGCCCTGCGGGCCGCGGAGGAACGGCACGGACGCCGGCTGGTCAGCCGCAACCACGTGGTGCACATCGCGGTCAACGCCTGCCCCGGGGACGAGCCGGTGCCCATCGCGCGCTCCGCGGCGCCCAACCCGGCCGCCGCCGGCACCGGTCACGACCCCGCCACCGCCGTCCGCGTCCTGGTCGTCGACACCGGCCTGGTGCACGACCACCACGCCTACCCGCTGCTCGCCCACACCACCGGCGACAGTCAGGCCGCCGAGACCGACGGCGGCGGGCTGCTGCGCCAGTACGTCGGCCACGGCACGTTCATCGCGGGCATCCTCGCGGCCGTCGCGCCCAACACCGACATCACCGTCCGCGGCACCCTGAACGACGCGGGCGCCGTACTGGAGTCGGAGTTCGGCGCCCGGCTCTTCGCGGCCGTCGACGGGGCCGGCTGGCCCGATGTGCTCAGCCTCTCCGCGGGCAGCCCCGCCCCGGGCCTGCACGGGCTGCTCGGCCTGGACGCGTTCATGCGCGAACTGCGCCAGCAGCGCACCCTGTTGGTCGCCGCCGCCGGGAACAACGGCAGCGACGTCCCGTTCTGGCCCGCCGCCTACTCGGCGCTGCCCGAGTACGCGGACAGCGTCGTCTCCGTCGGCGCGCTGCGCTCGGACGGCGAGGGCCCCGCGTGCTTCAGCAACCACGGCCGCTGGGTCCGCGTCTTCGCCCCCGGCGAGCGCCTCACCAGCGCCCTCACCGGCTTCGGCACCCCGGTGCCGTACCTCTACCAGCACTCCACCTACGACGACTGCCGGTACGGCTTCGACTACTCCTGCACCTGCCAGTACCCGCGCCACACCGGCGCGTTGAGCGAGGCGCGGGAGAGCACCGGGGGCAAGCCGGACCAGGTGATGTTCGACGGGTTCGCGCAGTGGAGCGGCACCTCCTTCGCCACCCCGGTCGCCGCGGGGCTCGTCGCCGCCCTGATGACGTCCGAGCGCGAGCGCGATCCGCGCACGGCGGGCGCCCGGCTGCTGGCGGACGCCACCCACCGCACCGATGTCCGCGGCGCGAAGGTGCGCGCGCTCCGGCCGCCCACCTGGCGTCCGGTCCCGGTCACGGCCCCGGCGCTGCCCGCGTGA